One segment of Marvinbryantia formatexigens DSM 14469 DNA contains the following:
- the cooS gene encoding anaerobic carbon-monoxide dehydrogenase catalytic subunit, producing the protein MAKGGSYQKKEGIHPEKSGGESTHQHRALIGFDDHGIPKVLVPADGGGQTHTHIDENGNLYEHFHEAGFTDDYMKAVAEYKKTFPSRQDVLDKTPDPAVRQMMRNMEQIGADTAFDRFDSQKPLCSYGLSGTCCKICNMGPCRITPKSPRGVCGADADLIVARNLLRSAAAGAAQHGMHAREVILALKWAGQGKLDLPIIGEYKVKAMAQAFGIKTKNRSVKKIAVDLADALLEDLSRTEPDTYRTIEACAPQERQKVWEKLDILPVSAYHEVFEAYHKSGCGTDGDWRSIMQQFLRCGLAFTFTGVVASNIATDSLFGVGDRVTSKVNIGALKEGYVNIAVHGHLPLLVSQIVKTGMSEKYQKLAQERGAKGIRFYGICCSGLSAMYRYAGVIPLSNAVTAELVMGTGALDLWVADVQDVFPSIMEVAKCYRTTVVTTSDSARLPGAEHIAYDHHHSNIGETQKIAERIVERAIESFEARRGIPVFIPPYEVEAEVGFSVEYVHKRFGSMRPLAEAVKSGQILGIVNMVGCNNPKVLYERAIIDVADVLLENNVLILTNGCAAFPLMKLGYCTVSAWDRTGESLREFLQPDLPPVWHVGECIDNTRSSGIFAGVAQALGKHIYEMPYAFTSPEWGNEKGIDAALGFRLMGVNSYHCVEAQIHGSANVIHFLKEGTRETLGSVMHVDTDPKALGRKIVEDIKAKRRALGWE; encoded by the coding sequence ATGGCAAAGGGCGGCAGTTACCAGAAAAAGGAAGGTATTCACCCGGAGAAGAGCGGCGGGGAGAGCACGCATCAGCACAGGGCACTGATTGGGTTTGATGACCACGGGATACCGAAAGTGCTGGTTCCGGCGGACGGAGGCGGGCAGACGCACACGCACATTGATGAAAACGGCAATTTGTATGAGCATTTTCACGAAGCCGGATTTACGGACGACTATATGAAAGCGGTGGCGGAATATAAAAAGACTTTTCCCTCCAGACAGGATGTGCTGGATAAGACGCCGGACCCGGCGGTGCGCCAGATGATGCGGAACATGGAGCAGATTGGCGCGGATACAGCGTTCGACCGGTTTGACAGCCAGAAACCGCTGTGCAGCTACGGCTTATCCGGAACCTGCTGCAAAATCTGTAATATGGGTCCCTGCCGGATTACGCCGAAAAGCCCGCGGGGCGTCTGTGGGGCGGATGCGGATCTGATCGTCGCAAGAAATCTGCTGCGCTCGGCGGCTGCCGGGGCGGCACAGCACGGTATGCACGCCAGAGAGGTGATTCTTGCTCTGAAATGGGCGGGGCAGGGGAAGCTGGACCTTCCGATCATAGGGGAATATAAGGTAAAGGCGATGGCGCAGGCGTTCGGGATAAAGACGAAAAACCGGAGCGTGAAAAAGATTGCCGTCGATCTGGCGGATGCGCTGCTTGAGGATCTCTCCCGCACGGAGCCGGATACATACAGAACCATCGAAGCGTGTGCTCCACAGGAAAGACAAAAGGTCTGGGAAAAGCTGGATATTCTGCCGGTCAGCGCCTATCACGAGGTTTTTGAGGCGTATCACAAGTCGGGCTGCGGCACGGACGGGGACTGGAGGAGTATTATGCAGCAGTTTCTGCGCTGCGGGCTGGCGTTTACATTTACCGGGGTGGTGGCATCTAATATTGCTACGGACAGTCTGTTTGGCGTCGGGGACCGGGTGACCTCGAAGGTCAATATCGGCGCGCTGAAGGAGGGCTATGTAAACATTGCAGTGCACGGACATCTACCTTTGCTGGTCAGTCAGATCGTAAAAACAGGAATGAGTGAGAAATACCAGAAGCTTGCGCAGGAAAGGGGAGCGAAGGGGATCCGCTTTTACGGAATCTGCTGCTCCGGTCTTTCCGCGATGTACCGCTATGCGGGAGTGATTCCGCTCTCCAATGCGGTCACGGCGGAGCTGGTCATGGGCACCGGCGCGCTGGATTTGTGGGTGGCGGATGTGCAGGATGTGTTTCCCTCTATCATGGAGGTGGCGAAGTGCTACAGAACCACAGTAGTTACCACCAGCGATTCCGCCCGGCTTCCGGGAGCGGAGCATATCGCCTATGACCATCATCACTCCAATATCGGCGAGACGCAGAAGATTGCGGAGCGGATTGTGGAGCGGGCAATCGAAAGCTTTGAGGCGAGAAGGGGGATTCCCGTTTTTATTCCGCCGTATGAGGTGGAGGCGGAGGTGGGATTTTCCGTGGAATATGTACATAAACGGTTTGGCAGTATGCGGCCGCTGGCGGAGGCGGTAAAGAGCGGTCAGATTCTGGGGATCGTCAATATGGTCGGCTGCAATAATCCCAAGGTGCTGTATGAGCGCGCTATCATTGATGTAGCGGATGTCCTGCTGGAGAACAATGTGCTGATACTGACAAACGGATGCGCCGCGTTTCCGCTGATGAAGCTGGGGTACTGCACGGTATCCGCCTGGGACAGGACAGGGGAAAGCCTGCGGGAATTTCTGCAGCCGGACCTTCCGCCCGTCTGGCATGTGGGAGAATGTATTGATAATACCCGCTCCTCCGGCATTTTTGCCGGGGTGGCGCAGGCGCTGGGAAAGCATATTTACGAAATGCCGTATGCGTTTACCTCTCCGGAGTGGGGAAATGAGAAGGGCATCGATGCGGCGCTGGGCTTCCGTCTGATGGGCGTTAATTCCTATCATTGTGTGGAAGCGCAGATTCACGGCTCCGCCAATGTGATTCATTTTCTGAAGGAAGGGACCAGGGAGACGCTGGGGTCGGTCATGCATGTGGATACAGACCCCAAAGCACTGGGCAGAAAGATTGTGGAGGATATAAAGGCAAAAAGAAGAGCTCTCGGCTGGGAGTGA
- a CDS encoding DUF378 domain-containing protein, protein MANRGLDYTALVIAVIGAVNWGLIGIFRLDLVKWIFGDMTWISRLIYVLVGLSGLYLLSFFGRVGSSDEVHA, encoded by the coding sequence ATGGCGAACAGAGGACTTGATTATACGGCGCTTGTAATTGCGGTAATCGGAGCGGTCAACTGGGGACTGATTGGAATTTTCCGTCTGGACCTGGTGAAATGGATCTTCGGGGATATGACCTGGATTTCCAGACTGATTTATGTGCTGGTAGGATTAAGCGGGCTGTATCTTCTCAGCTTTTTCGGAAGAGTGGGCAGCAGCGACGAGGTACATGCGTAA
- a CDS encoding putative ABC transporter permease translates to MELQTQIPPLQMLCYFILLFMIFSVAGWIMEVTLKYIQFRRFINRGFLIGPYCPIYGAGAVLVTAVVHFTAGDDCTYFEAFLISFVFCSALEYFVSWYMEKVFHARWWDYSDRPMNLEGRIWIGNCVLFGIGGVLVVKLIAPALFRQFARIPEKTLYIICICFLLILATDYVFSHIVTSMVRRVGEASTGDSTEQISREIRRILSQKSMLHRRILDAYPHMQARTDAIQERLAEERQKLHQRIKEESRRFYDREK, encoded by the coding sequence ATGGAATTACAGACACAGATTCCACCGCTTCAGATGCTCTGCTATTTTATTCTGCTCTTTATGATATTTTCCGTTGCCGGCTGGATTATGGAGGTTACGCTGAAATACATACAGTTCCGGCGTTTTATCAACCGCGGCTTTCTTATCGGTCCCTACTGCCCGATTTACGGAGCCGGCGCCGTGCTGGTCACAGCAGTGGTGCATTTTACGGCGGGCGACGACTGCACCTATTTTGAAGCTTTTCTGATCAGCTTCGTTTTCTGCAGCGCCCTCGAATATTTTGTAAGCTGGTATATGGAAAAGGTATTCCATGCCCGCTGGTGGGATTACAGCGACCGCCCCATGAATCTGGAGGGACGCATCTGGATTGGAAACTGCGTCTTATTCGGCATCGGCGGCGTGCTGGTTGTAAAGCTGATTGCGCCGGCGCTGTTTAGGCAGTTCGCGCGCATCCCGGAGAAGACGCTTTACATTATCTGCATCTGTTTTCTGCTGATACTGGCAACGGATTACGTATTCTCCCACATCGTTACCTCTATGGTACGCCGTGTCGGCGAAGCAAGCACCGGTGACAGCACCGAGCAGATAAGCCGGGAAATCCGCCGGATTCTTTCCCAGAAATCCATGCTTCACCGGCGTATCCTGGACGCTTATCCGCATATGCAGGCGCGCACAGACGCCATCCAGGAGCGGCTCGCCGAGGAGCGCCAGAAGCTGCATCAGCGTATAAAGGAAGAAAGCAGACGCTTTTACGACCGGGAAAAATAA
- a CDS encoding xanthine phosphoribosyltransferase has translation MRILEERIRKDGIVRAGNVLKVDSFINHQMDIALFEEMAKEWKRLFARKNINKILTIEASGIGIAAIAAREFGVPVVFAKKAKSINLDSDNYVTKIQSFTHGKIYEVIVSKKYLSPEDHVLIIDDFLANGCALMGLLELVERAGATVEGIGVAIEKGFQRGGDMIRAKGIQLESLAIVESMNAEDGSIEFRK, from the coding sequence ATGCGTATATTGGAAGAACGAATCAGAAAGGACGGCATCGTCCGTGCGGGAAATGTACTGAAGGTAGACAGCTTTATCAACCATCAGATGGACATTGCGCTGTTTGAGGAAATGGCAAAGGAATGGAAACGGCTGTTTGCCCGGAAAAATATTAACAAAATCCTCACGATCGAGGCGAGCGGCATCGGTATCGCGGCGATTGCGGCGCGGGAGTTCGGCGTCCCGGTGGTTTTTGCGAAAAAGGCAAAAAGCATCAATCTGGACAGTGATAATTATGTGACGAAAATACAGTCCTTTACGCACGGCAAAATTTACGAAGTGATTGTCTCAAAAAAATACTTATCGCCAGAGGATCATGTGCTGATTATCGATGATTTTCTGGCCAACGGCTGCGCGCTGATGGGGCTTCTGGAGCTTGTGGAGCGCGCCGGAGCCACCGTTGAGGGCATTGGCGTGGCGATTGAAAAGGGCTTCCAGCGCGGCGGCGATATGATTCGCGCAAAAGGCATCCAGCTGGAATCGCTTGCCATTGTAGAATCCATGAACGCAGAGGACGGAAGCATCGAATTCCGAAAATAA
- a CDS encoding NlpC/P60 family protein, translating into MAGIADVSELIRSREGRNSYTQSYLREHIFDGYSDCSSLVWKCYERGLGIFVGTWTGEQIDRGTLVLQNTNAGKKSLSKKDLALMQEGDLVFWGPSRYDSRHVEYYMGDGELSGHGAGIGPVRKKATEYRHTYQLLEVRRYVKSGSGQTSGGSDPADRRELFRGKCIADDVNVRVWAGTDYENIKSYPRLYAGDTVEVIDYTQKDKNGEDWYYVRIAGKYYGFVKAEFIRKL; encoded by the coding sequence ATGGCAGGCATTGCAGATGTCAGCGAACTGATTCGTTCGCGCGAGGGAAGAAATTCCTATACGCAGAGTTATCTGCGGGAGCACATTTTTGATGGATATTCGGACTGCTCGTCTCTGGTATGGAAATGCTATGAGCGCGGTCTGGGAATTTTTGTCGGCACATGGACCGGCGAGCAGATTGACAGGGGTACCCTTGTTCTGCAAAATACAAATGCAGGCAAAAAAAGTCTTTCGAAAAAAGATCTTGCCCTGATGCAGGAGGGCGATCTGGTTTTCTGGGGACCGTCCCGCTACGACTCCCGCCATGTGGAATATTATATGGGAGACGGCGAGCTGTCCGGGCATGGAGCCGGTATCGGTCCGGTTCGGAAAAAAGCGACAGAATACCGGCACACCTATCAGCTTCTGGAAGTGCGCCGCTATGTAAAATCCGGCAGCGGGCAGACCTCCGGCGGCAGTGACCCGGCGGACCGCAGGGAGCTGTTCCGCGGAAAATGCATCGCGGACGACGTCAACGTGCGCGTCTGGGCAGGCACCGATTATGAAAATATCAAAAGCTACCCCAGACTTTACGCCGGAGATACGGTGGAGGTGATTGATTATACACAGAAAGATAAAAACGGGGAAGACTGGTATTATGTACGCATCGCCGGAAAATACTACGGCTTTGTGAAAGCAGAATTTATCCGGAAGCTATAA
- a CDS encoding GTP-binding protein — translation MIKIDLITGFLGAGKTTFIKKYAKHLMKAGQNICILENDYGAVNVDMMLLQELEGDQCELEMVAGACDKDCHRRRFKTKLIAMGMCGYDRVLVEPSGIFDVDEFFDALCEEPLDNWYEIGNVIAIVDAGLEDNLSRQSDYLLASEVADAGMVIFSRSQEVSAEAMEKTTAHLNRAMEQARCRRRFQNEIFSKPWDALTEEDWKRISACGYRQEAYEKYAPEDGQGYSSVYFMDMQMPVQELRTRVEKLLSAADCGNIVRVKGFMQTEDGGWIELNATHREISITQIPRGQNVIIVIGEELVKEKIGRLLTETV, via the coding sequence ATGATAAAGATAGATTTGATTACCGGCTTTCTGGGAGCCGGAAAGACGACATTTATAAAGAAATATGCGAAGCATCTGATGAAAGCCGGACAGAATATCTGTATTCTGGAGAATGATTACGGGGCGGTCAATGTGGATATGATGCTGCTGCAGGAGCTGGAGGGCGACCAGTGCGAGCTGGAAATGGTAGCCGGTGCCTGCGATAAGGACTGTCACAGGCGGCGCTTTAAAACGAAGCTTATCGCGATGGGAATGTGCGGTTACGACCGGGTGCTGGTGGAACCCTCCGGGATTTTCGACGTCGACGAGTTTTTTGACGCGCTGTGTGAGGAGCCGCTGGATAACTGGTATGAGATAGGAAATGTAATCGCGATTGTGGACGCCGGGCTGGAGGACAATCTGTCGCGGCAGTCAGACTATCTGCTGGCGTCGGAGGTGGCGGATGCCGGTATGGTCATCTTCAGCAGAAGCCAGGAGGTTTCCGCAGAGGCTATGGAAAAAACGACCGCCCATTTAAACCGCGCAATGGAGCAGGCGCGTTGCCGCCGCAGGTTTCAGAACGAGATTTTCAGTAAGCCGTGGGATGCGCTGACAGAAGAGGACTGGAAGCGGATTTCTGCCTGCGGTTACAGACAGGAGGCATATGAGAAATACGCGCCGGAGGACGGGCAGGGCTATTCCTCCGTCTATTTCATGGATATGCAGATGCCCGTGCAGGAGCTGCGCACCAGGGTGGAAAAGCTGCTCTCTGCTGCAGACTGCGGAAATATCGTCCGTGTAAAGGGCTTTATGCAGACAGAGGACGGAGGCTGGATAGAGCTGAACGCGACGCACCGGGAGATTTCCATCACACAGATTCCCAGAGGACAGAATGTTATTATTGTCATCGGGGAGGAGCTGGTGAAAGAGAAAATCGGGCGGCTGCTCACAGAGACGGTATAG
- a CDS encoding sensor histidine kinase translates to MKRLSLKIKLTLLYTILMTAVVCGILGILFSLSGQELLAGVQSRLEQKVAGAADDIRYDDGELTFDSDIMDLEYGVYLSIYDADGRLLYGRVPYDFDNSALFEDGSIRKFTTNNVSYYLLDFFYAIPDYGSVVIRGVSSITEAEASYRFTIRLAMILLPLLVILTAVTGYRMTQRTLRPVARITETVRQIQNDGDLSRRVALGEGNDEIYRLAETFDQMLTQVEESFQRERQFSSDVSHELRTPVASVMLQCEDLLEREDLTAPVREGLLTIDAKTQYLSQMISQLLFLTRADQGRQKLELEELDFGELTLMACEEAREMADRRQITIKCRTESGLLLRGDETLLIRFWMNLLNNAVTYGKEQGHILVTAGLEGGRIKGEIRDDGIGIRREDLPHIWERFYQADTARTAEGSSGLGLSMVRWIVTAHGGEISVRSRFGEGTVFSFSFPAAQEKGQTCVEVK, encoded by the coding sequence GTGAAAAGGTTATCTCTGAAAATAAAACTGACGCTTTTATATACGATTCTGATGACGGCGGTGGTCTGCGGAATCCTTGGCATCCTGTTTTCGCTGAGCGGGCAGGAGCTGCTCGCGGGGGTCCAGAGCAGGCTGGAGCAGAAGGTTGCCGGGGCGGCGGACGACATCCGGTACGATGACGGGGAGCTTACCTTTGATTCGGATATTATGGATCTGGAATACGGCGTCTATCTGTCCATTTACGATGCGGACGGAAGGCTTCTGTACGGAAGAGTGCCGTATGATTTCGACAATTCCGCGCTGTTTGAGGATGGCAGTATCCGCAAATTTACGACAAACAATGTGAGCTATTATCTGCTGGATTTCTTTTATGCGATTCCGGATTATGGCTCTGTGGTAATCCGCGGGGTATCATCCATCACGGAGGCGGAGGCAAGCTATCGCTTTACCATCCGTCTGGCAATGATTCTGCTGCCGCTGCTGGTAATTCTGACAGCGGTGACAGGCTACCGGATGACACAGCGTACCCTGCGGCCGGTTGCCAGGATCACGGAGACTGTGCGGCAGATACAAAACGACGGCGACCTGTCGAGAAGAGTTGCGCTGGGCGAGGGAAACGACGAGATTTACCGTCTGGCAGAGACGTTTGATCAGATGCTGACGCAGGTGGAAGAAAGCTTTCAGCGGGAGCGGCAGTTTTCCTCCGACGTCTCGCATGAGCTGCGCACGCCGGTGGCTTCTGTTATGCTCCAGTGCGAGGATCTGCTGGAGCGGGAAGACCTGACAGCTCCTGTCAGGGAGGGGCTGCTGACGATAGATGCGAAAACGCAGTATCTTTCCCAGATGATTTCCCAGCTTTTGTTTCTGACGCGCGCTGACCAGGGGCGGCAGAAGCTGGAGCTGGAGGAGCTGGATTTTGGCGAGCTGACGCTCATGGCGTGTGAGGAAGCAAGGGAAATGGCGGACCGCAGGCAGATCACCATAAAGTGCCGGACGGAGAGCGGGTTGCTTCTGCGGGGGGATGAAACACTTTTAATCCGTTTCTGGATGAATCTGCTGAACAATGCCGTTACATATGGAAAAGAGCAGGGACATATTCTGGTGACGGCCGGGCTGGAAGGCGGACGGATAAAAGGGGAAATCCGGGACGATGGGATCGGCATCCGCAGGGAGGACCTTCCGCATATCTGGGAGCGTTTTTATCAGGCGGATACTGCCAGAACGGCGGAGGGAAGCTCCGGGCTCGGACTTTCTATGGTGCGGTGGATAGTGACGGCGCACGGCGGGGAAATTTCCGTCAGAAGCCGGTTCGGGGAAGGAACCGTGTTCTCTTTTTCCTTCCCGGCGGCGCAGGAAAAGGGACAGACCTGCGTGGAGGTAAAATAA
- a CDS encoding response regulator transcription factor, with protein sequence MRILVAEDQRDMNRLISNRLAAEHYSVDSCFDGQEALDYLECTEYDAVILDIMMPVMDGLQVLRKLRQRKEHVPVLLLTAMDSIEDRVTGLDAGADDYLVKPFAFEELLARLRVMLRKPAAVKTNICTVGDLEVHMDTQQVLRGGKEIKLSGKEFSILRYMVQNAGIVLSREKLEQHIWNYDYTGSSNVIDVYIRYLRKKIDDGYEKKLIHTVRGAGYVLKDTPGAALEG encoded by the coding sequence GTGAGAATTTTAGTGGCGGAGGACCAGAGGGATATGAACCGGCTGATTTCAAACCGGCTGGCTGCGGAGCATTACAGCGTGGATTCCTGCTTTGACGGGCAGGAAGCGCTGGATTATCTGGAGTGTACGGAATACGACGCCGTCATCCTGGATATTATGATGCCAGTGATGGACGGACTTCAGGTTCTCAGAAAGCTCAGACAGAGAAAGGAACATGTTCCGGTTCTGCTGCTGACGGCTATGGACAGCATTGAGGACCGCGTAACCGGTCTGGATGCGGGGGCGGACGATTATCTTGTGAAGCCCTTTGCGTTTGAGGAGCTGCTTGCAAGACTGCGTGTGATGCTCAGAAAACCGGCGGCAGTAAAAACCAATATCTGTACGGTGGGGGATCTGGAGGTACATATGGATACGCAGCAGGTGCTGCGCGGCGGAAAGGAAATAAAGCTTTCCGGAAAGGAATTTTCCATTCTGCGCTACATGGTGCAGAATGCGGGAATCGTGCTCTCAAGAGAAAAGCTGGAGCAGCACATCTGGAATTACGATTACACGGGCAGCTCCAATGTGATAGACGTGTACATCCGCTATCTGAGAAAGAAAATCGATGACGGATATGAAAAGAAGCTGATTCATACGGTGCGCGGCGCCGGATATGTCCTGAAGGATACGCCGGGAGCGGCGCTGGAGGGATGA
- a CDS encoding PepSY domain-containing protein gives MKRRQMILSAVAAGMIFAGAFQSGAVAVMAEQSAAESGIRAKAPQQSTTSDADAGSGGTETENGQSRGGAAKQTAELTEEQAKEIALADADLTEDELTGIRVKLDWDDGRLIYEVDMYVDAEEYSYELDAASGAILESDYEVDREYDNVPSDPDALTKEEASAIVLEKVEGATEKDLRIKYELDDGREIYEGDIVYEQREYEFELNAKTGELLEWSEEKY, from the coding sequence ATGAAGAGAAGACAGATGATATTAAGTGCAGTAGCAGCAGGAATGATTTTTGCAGGTGCGTTTCAGAGTGGCGCAGTTGCCGTGATGGCAGAGCAGTCCGCGGCAGAGAGCGGCATCCGGGCGAAAGCGCCGCAGCAGAGTACCACGTCAGATGCAGATGCGGGCAGCGGTGGGACAGAAACGGAAAACGGGCAGAGCCGGGGAGGTGCAGCAAAGCAGACGGCGGAGCTTACGGAGGAGCAGGCGAAGGAAATTGCGCTTGCGGATGCGGATCTTACAGAGGATGAGCTGACCGGAATCCGCGTAAAGCTGGACTGGGATGATGGAAGGCTGATTTACGAAGTGGATATGTATGTGGATGCCGAGGAGTACAGCTACGAGCTGGATGCCGCTTCCGGAGCAATTCTGGAGAGCGACTATGAGGTCGACAGAGAGTATGATAATGTGCCGTCAGACCCGGATGCACTGACAAAAGAGGAAGCGTCGGCAATCGTTCTGGAAAAGGTGGAGGGCGCTACCGAAAAAGATCTCCGGATAAAATATGAGCTGGATGACGGAAGAGAGATTTATGAGGGTGACATCGTATATGAGCAGCGGGAATATGAATTTGAACTGAATGCGAAAACCGGCGAGCTTCTGGAGTGGAGCGAGGAAAAATACTGA
- a CDS encoding RpiB/LacA/LacB family sugar-phosphate isomerase, whose translation MRIALINENSQAAKNPVIEKALRKVAEPMGFEVKNYGMYTAEDDCQLTYVQVGILTAVLLNSGAADYVITGCGTGEGAMLACNSFPGVICGHVEDALDAYTFAQINDGNAIAIPFAKGFGWGGDLNLEYIFEKLFCEKSGQGYPRERAVPEQRNKKILDEVKKVTYKNLTDILKELDRELVRGALSGEHFREYFFHDCKNESLADCVKEIID comes from the coding sequence ATGAGAATCGCATTGATTAATGAAAACAGCCAGGCTGCAAAAAATCCTGTGATTGAAAAGGCCCTGAGAAAAGTAGCAGAGCCAATGGGATTTGAGGTGAAAAACTATGGAATGTATACAGCAGAAGATGATTGTCAGCTTACCTATGTTCAGGTTGGGATCCTGACGGCAGTTCTTTTGAATTCCGGAGCGGCAGACTATGTGATCACGGGATGCGGTACGGGAGAAGGGGCAATGCTTGCCTGCAATTCTTTCCCGGGTGTGATCTGCGGTCATGTGGAGGATGCATTAGATGCTTATACATTTGCCCAGATCAATGATGGAAACGCGATAGCCATTCCGTTTGCCAAAGGATTTGGCTGGGGCGGAGACCTGAATCTGGAATATATTTTTGAAAAACTGTTTTGTGAAAAAAGCGGGCAGGGATATCCGAGAGAGCGCGCGGTACCAGAACAGAGAAACAAGAAGATCCTTGATGAGGTAAAAAAAGTCACATATAAAAACCTTACAGATATCCTGAAAGAACTTGACCGGGAACTGGTGAGGGGCGCCTTATCCGGCGAACATTTCAGAGAATATTTCTTCCATGATTGTAAAAATGAGAGTCTGGCAGACTGTGTAAAAGAGATCATAGACTAG
- a CDS encoding gluconate 5-dehydrogenase produces the protein MDMNKMFSLTGKTALVTGAAYGIGFAIAEALAGAGARIAFNCRGQEHLEKALEAYREKGIDAKGYICDVTDEQQVVQMVADIERELGTIDILVNNAGIIKRIPMHEMSVEEFRQVVDIDLNAPFIVSKAVIPGMIKKGHGKIINICSMMSELGRETVSAYAAAKGGLKMLTKNIASEYGSYNIQCNGIGPGYIATPQTAPLREIQADGSRHPFDRFIIGKTPAARWGNPEDLMGPAVFLASDASDFVNGHILYVDGGILAYIGKQP, from the coding sequence ATGGATATGAACAAAATGTTTTCATTGACGGGGAAAACAGCACTGGTAACAGGCGCGGCATATGGGATCGGCTTTGCAATCGCGGAAGCGCTTGCGGGAGCGGGGGCAAGGATTGCCTTTAACTGCAGAGGGCAGGAGCATCTGGAAAAAGCCCTTGAGGCATACAGGGAAAAAGGAATTGACGCGAAAGGGTATATCTGTGATGTGACGGATGAGCAGCAGGTAGTACAGATGGTTGCGGATATTGAGAGGGAGCTTGGGACCATTGATATTCTGGTAAATAACGCGGGCATCATCAAGAGAATACCCATGCATGAAATGAGCGTGGAAGAGTTCCGGCAGGTTGTGGACATTGACCTAAACGCCCCTTTTATAGTATCCAAAGCAGTCATTCCGGGAATGATTAAAAAAGGCCATGGAAAGATCATTAATATTTGTTCTATGATGAGTGAGCTTGGGCGTGAAACTGTATCAGCATATGCAGCGGCGAAAGGCGGACTGAAAATGCTGACCAAAAATATTGCTTCCGAATACGGTTCGTACAATATCCAGTGCAATGGCATCGGTCCCGGATATATTGCCACACCGCAGACAGCGCCTCTCCGTGAGATTCAGGCGGATGGTTCCCGCCATCCATTTGACCGTTTCATTATCGGGAAAACTCCCGCGGCGCGCTGGGGGAATCCGGAGGACCTGATGGGACCGGCAGTATTTCTTGCCTCGGACGCTTCTGATTTTGTAAACGGACATATTTTGTATGTAGACGGCGGCATTCTGGCATATATTGGTAAACAGCCGTAA
- the kduI gene encoding 5-dehydro-4-deoxy-D-glucuronate isomerase: MELRTAASPRDVKHYTTERLREEFLISPVFCRDEIKLVYSHIDRIITGSAMPAEKSLVLTAGQELRAEYFLQRRELGVINIGGPGRILTDGKTWNVGSRDGMYIGMGAKEIIFESEDSGNPAKFYLNSAPAHMSYPTKLIRPEGEPGKGVVIVHPENKVELGSLETSNHRTICKYILPGQVESCQLEMGMTHLEPGSVWNTMPCHTHDRRMEVYLYFDIPEDGFVMHYMGEPTETRHIIVRNEEAVISPSWSIHSGCGSQAYTFIWGMVGENQDFDDMDSIDNRDLR, encoded by the coding sequence ATGGAATTAAGAACAGCAGCATCACCGAGAGATGTGAAGCATTATACAACAGAAAGACTCCGGGAGGAATTCCTGATTTCGCCTGTATTCTGCAGGGATGAGATCAAGCTGGTATACAGCCATATTGACCGTATTATTACAGGAAGCGCCATGCCGGCAGAAAAAAGCCTGGTGCTGACAGCAGGCCAGGAGCTTCGGGCTGAATATTTCCTACAAAGGAGAGAGCTTGGGGTGATCAACATCGGCGGCCCGGGAAGGATCCTGACTGATGGAAAGACATGGAACGTAGGGAGCAGGGACGGAATGTACATCGGCATGGGCGCGAAGGAGATTATCTTTGAAAGCGAAGACAGCGGGAATCCTGCAAAATTTTATCTGAACAGCGCGCCTGCCCATATGTCCTATCCCACAAAGCTGATCAGGCCGGAGGGAGAACCGGGGAAAGGGGTAGTGATCGTTCACCCTGAAAATAAGGTGGAGCTTGGAAGCCTGGAAACATCCAACCACAGAACCATCTGCAAATATATCCTTCCGGGTCAGGTGGAAAGCTGCCAGCTTGAAATGGGCATGACACATCTTGAACCGGGGAGCGTGTGGAATACTATGCCATGCCATACCCACGACCGGAGGATGGAGGTTTATCTGTATTTTGACATTCCGGAGGATGGATTCGTGATGCATTATATGGGAGAACCGACGGAAACCCGTCATATTATTGTACGAAACGAAGAAGCCGTCATTTCACCGAGCTGGTCCATCCATTCCGGCTGTGGGTCCCAGGCATATACATTTATCTGGGGAATGGTCGGAGAAAACCAGGATTTTGATGATATGGACAGCATTGACAACCGGGATTTAAGATAA